In Thiospirochaeta perfilievii, a single window of DNA contains:
- a CDS encoding Gfo/Idh/MocA family protein, with amino-acid sequence MKYKVAIIGCGRISYKHVEGFINNVEGVDLVALCDPSVDKMDARVEQYTNAVPGATIKKFLSYKEMLSSMDLDFVTIATESGLHAGITIDCLNAGVHVIVEKPMALSTSDAEAMVKCAKDNNKKLAVCFQNRFNAPIVKTREAFESGRLGRLMHSSVQVRWNRNIDYYKQADWRGTWDIDGGTLMNQCTHGIDLLQWMNETDVVKVHAVTRRFQRPIEAEDFGCAILEFADGSVGMVEGTANVYPKNLNESLSLFGTDGTIVIGGLAVNKFETWRLKDSDIVGDTEDKVIDPNAKDPDSVYGKGHGALFADFIDAIKNNREPLTNGAESKKALEIILAIYKSQKDGKPVELPLDFSTSEMKGVFSE; translated from the coding sequence ATGAAATATAAAGTAGCAATAATAGGTTGTGGTAGAATAAGTTATAAACATGTTGAAGGATTTATAAATAATGTAGAGGGTGTAGATCTAGTAGCACTTTGTGATCCTTCTGTAGATAAAATGGACGCTAGGGTAGAGCAATATACTAATGCTGTACCTGGTGCCACTATTAAGAAGTTCCTCTCTTATAAAGAGATGTTATCATCTATGGACTTAGACTTTGTAACAATTGCTACAGAGTCTGGGCTACATGCAGGAATAACCATAGATTGTTTAAACGCTGGGGTACATGTAATTGTTGAAAAACCAATGGCTTTAAGTACGTCTGATGCAGAAGCTATGGTTAAGTGTGCCAAGGATAATAATAAAAAACTAGCAGTCTGCTTTCAAAATAGATTTAATGCACCAATAGTAAAAACCAGAGAGGCATTTGAATCAGGCCGATTAGGTCGATTAATGCATAGCTCTGTTCAAGTTAGGTGGAATAGAAATATAGATTATTATAAACAGGCCGATTGGAGGGGAACCTGGGATATTGATGGTGGAACTTTAATGAACCAGTGTACCCATGGAATTGACCTTCTCCAGTGGATGAATGAAACAGATGTAGTAAAAGTACACGCTGTAACCAGAAGATTCCAAAGACCAATAGAGGCAGAGGATTTTGGTTGTGCCATATTAGAGTTTGCAGACGGTTCTGTTGGAATGGTCGAGGGAACAGCTAATGTATACCCTAAAAACTTAAATGAAAGTCTTTCATTATTTGGTACAGATGGGACAATTGTAATAGGTGGTCTAGCTGTTAACAAGTTTGAGACCTGGAGACTAAAGGATTCTGATATTGTTGGTGATACTGAGGATAAAGTTATAGACCCTAATGCAAAGGACCCTGACTCTGTTTATGGTAAGGGACATGGCGCTCTATTTGCAGACTTTATAGATGCAATTAAAAATAATAGAGAACCGTTAACCAATGGGGCCGAGTCTAAAAAAGCATTAGAAATAATATTAGCAATATATAAATCACAAAAAGATGGTAAACCAGTTGAACTTCCTTTGGATTTCTCAACTAGTGAGATGAAAGGAGTTTTTAGTGAGTAG
- a CDS encoding DegT/DnrJ/EryC1/StrS family aminotransferase codes for MEFCDLKKQYDLYKEEIDKGIAEVINTTSFIKGPILTKFETNLAEFTGVKHAIGCASGTDALILPLMAWGVGPGDEVIVPDFTFIATAEMVSFIGATPVFVDVDPVTYNMDPKAFEAAITSKTKVVIPVSIFGQMADLDSIIEIAHKREIKVIEDGAQSFGALNKNRRSCSVADCSTTSFFPAKPLGCYGDGGAVFTNDDKLANQMRVILNHGQVKRYHHSVIGFNGRLDTIQAAILDVKLSHFKNEIELRNRVAEEYTKRLKDIVKTPIVLEENLSVWAQYTIMVEDREDLRDYLATKSIPTAVHYPIPLSNQEAFNNIKSLDNPVTKEISAKVMSLPMHSFLTIEEIEEVCGAIKEFYK; via the coding sequence ATGGAATTCTGCGATTTAAAGAAACAATACGACTTATATAAAGAAGAGATAGATAAAGGTATAGCTGAAGTAATTAATACAACCAGCTTTATAAAAGGCCCAATATTAACTAAATTCGAGACTAACTTAGCTGAATTTACAGGGGTTAAACACGCAATTGGTTGCGCTAGTGGTACAGACGCCCTAATTTTACCCCTAATGGCTTGGGGTGTAGGTCCTGGTGACGAGGTTATAGTTCCAGACTTTACATTTATAGCCACAGCCGAGATGGTATCCTTTATTGGTGCTACACCTGTTTTTGTAGATGTGGACCCAGTAACATATAATATGGACCCTAAGGCCTTTGAGGCAGCAATTACTAGTAAAACCAAGGTTGTAATTCCAGTTTCAATATTTGGACAGATGGCTGATTTAGACTCAATTATAGAGATTGCCCATAAAAGGGAGATCAAAGTTATAGAAGATGGTGCACAATCCTTTGGTGCTTTAAATAAAAATAGAAGATCCTGTTCTGTAGCTGACTGCTCAACAACCAGCTTTTTCCCAGCAAAACCTTTAGGTTGTTATGGTGATGGTGGAGCAGTTTTTACAAATGATGACAAGCTAGCTAACCAGATGAGGGTTATACTAAACCATGGTCAGGTTAAAAGATATCACCACAGTGTTATTGGTTTTAATGGTCGGCTAGATACAATCCAGGCTGCTATTTTAGATGTAAAACTATCCCACTTTAAAAATGAGATAGAGCTAAGAAACAGAGTTGCAGAAGAGTATACAAAAAGACTTAAAGATATAGTTAAAACTCCTATTGTTTTAGAAGAAAACCTTTCAGTTTGGGCTCAATATACAATTATGGTAGAAGATAGGGAAGATTTAAGGGATTACTTGGCAACTAAGAGTATTCCTACAGCTGTTCACTACCCAATCCCCCTAAGTAATCAGGAGGCTTTTAATAATATAAAAAGTTTAGATAACCCAGTTACAAAGGAAATTTCAGCTAAAGTAATGTCCCTTCCTATGCACTCATTTTTAACAATAGAAGAGATTGAGGAAGTTTGTGGGGCTATTAAGGAATTCTACAAATGA
- a CDS encoding exopolysaccharide biosynthesis polyprenyl glycosylphosphotransferase: MLREHHKLLTFIRVFLDVSISISSWLISYFIRFKIIGGGQPDLGTFYIKLSPFVALATIYFLYRKGLYGPQRFITWQRELFNTFMASISAFGVIVLFSYFIMNVILSRLTISIFLIISTTLLLIMRIIIRNTIQMFRRKGQNLRYVLVIGLGEKLEEYLSKIEKYKEMGVVVSSIINPIEEGFDISQLLQEQSVDQIVISIPEGYELLETEILKACSNQLIPVVIIANIPYSFIGSNILDFKGIPVLEFNSPSIGFSSRTIKRTVDIFGSLFGLIVLSPIFLILSLLVKFTSKGPIFYGQERMTREGRVFKMWKFRSMKVNAENIGSGWTVKDDPRRTVIGPFLRASSLDELPQLWNVLIGQMSLVGPRPERPIFIDQFKDEIPAYMLRHKMKAGITGWAQINGWRGDTSISRRIECDLYYIKNWSIFLDIKILLLTFIKGFINKNAY; this comes from the coding sequence TTGCTTAGAGAGCATCATAAATTATTAACTTTTATTCGGGTTTTTTTAGACGTTTCAATATCAATTAGCTCATGGCTAATTTCATACTTTATTAGGTTTAAAATTATTGGTGGTGGACAGCCGGATCTAGGAACATTTTATATTAAATTATCCCCTTTTGTAGCTTTAGCCACCATATATTTCCTATATAGAAAAGGTTTATATGGTCCTCAAAGATTTATAACCTGGCAAAGAGAGTTATTTAATACCTTTATGGCTTCCATATCTGCCTTTGGTGTTATTGTCTTATTCTCCTATTTTATAATGAATGTAATACTCTCAAGATTAACAATATCTATATTTTTAATTATCTCCACAACCTTATTATTAATTATGAGAATAATTATTAGAAATACCATTCAAATGTTTAGAAGAAAGGGACAGAATTTAAGGTATGTTTTAGTAATTGGTTTAGGGGAAAAACTAGAGGAATATTTAAGTAAAATAGAGAAATATAAGGAGATGGGAGTAGTTGTTAGTTCTATAATAAACCCAATAGAGGAGGGTTTTGATATTAGCCAGCTACTTCAAGAGCAATCTGTTGATCAGATTGTTATCTCAATACCCGAGGGGTATGAGTTATTAGAAACAGAGATTTTAAAGGCCTGTTCTAACCAACTTATACCTGTTGTTATTATTGCAAATATACCATACTCTTTTATCGGTTCAAATATTTTAGATTTTAAGGGTATACCTGTATTGGAGTTTAACTCTCCAAGTATCGGCTTTAGTAGTAGAACAATAAAACGAACTGTGGATATTTTTGGTAGCCTGTTTGGTTTAATTGTATTATCCCCTATATTTCTAATTTTATCCCTACTTGTTAAGTTTACATCTAAAGGTCCTATATTTTATGGTCAAGAGAGAATGACCAGGGAAGGGCGTGTATTTAAAATGTGGAAGTTTAGGTCAATGAAGGTTAATGCAGAGAATATTGGATCTGGCTGGACTGTTAAGGATGACCCTAGGCGGACTGTAATTGGCCCATTTTTACGGGCAAGCTCCCTTGATGAGTTACCCCAGTTATGGAATGTATTAATTGGGCAAATGTCCTTAGTTGGACCTAGACCAGAACGTCCTATATTTATAGACCAGTTTAAGGACGAAATTCCTGCATATATGTTACGACATAAAATGAAGGCTGGTATAACCGGTTGGGCACAGATTAATGGTTGGAGA
- the wecB gene encoding non-hydrolyzing UDP-N-acetylglucosamine 2-epimerase — protein sequence MRKIVSIVGARPQFVKAAVISRLIKDKYSDKITEYLVHTGQHYDQNMSDIFFQEMRIPKPDLNLAVGSGSHGKMTGEMLAKIEEVLLEQKPDALLIYGDTNSTLAGALAASKLHIPVCHVEAGLRSYNKLMPEEQNRIVADHLSELLLCPTQTAIDNLVKEGITKGVSLTGDVMFDASIFYRTLENTNSKLVNIPENFFLATIHRAENTDSKERLTAIVNALNDCGKNGVLPLHPRTKKYLDDYGLTFNKNISLIDPIGYFDMLELEANADFIVTDSGGVQKEAYFFNKPCITLRDQTEWVETVDAGWNVIVGADYNKIVSTIKDFTPPVEHPELYGDGNSGTKIVEELLKLWNSAI from the coding sequence ATGAGAAAAATTGTATCAATAGTAGGGGCAAGACCCCAGTTTGTAAAAGCCGCTGTAATAAGTAGACTTATTAAGGATAAATACTCTGATAAAATTACCGAGTATTTAGTCCATACAGGACAACACTACGACCAAAATATGTCGGATATCTTTTTCCAGGAAATGAGAATTCCTAAACCTGACTTAAACCTGGCTGTAGGCTCTGGAAGCCATGGTAAAATGACAGGGGAGATGTTGGCAAAGATAGAAGAGGTTCTACTAGAGCAAAAACCTGACGCACTACTTATTTATGGTGATACAAACTCAACTTTAGCAGGTGCTTTAGCCGCATCTAAGCTTCATATTCCTGTTTGCCATGTAGAGGCAGGCCTTAGAAGTTATAATAAACTAATGCCCGAGGAACAAAATAGAATAGTTGCAGACCACCTGTCTGAACTTTTATTATGCCCAACACAAACTGCTATAGATAACCTGGTTAAAGAGGGAATAACTAAAGGGGTAAGTTTAACTGGGGATGTTATGTTCGATGCATCTATTTTTTATAGAACATTGGAAAATACCAATTCAAAATTAGTTAATATTCCAGAAAACTTCTTTTTAGCTACAATTCATAGGGCTGAGAATACAGACTCTAAAGAGAGGTTAACAGCTATTGTTAACGCCTTAAATGATTGTGGGAAAAATGGAGTACTACCCCTGCACCCAAGAACTAAAAAATACCTTGATGATTATGGCTTAACTTTTAACAAAAATATTAGTTTAATAGACCCTATAGGTTATTTTGATATGTTAGAGTTAGAGGCAAATGCTGATTTTATAGTAACCGACTCTGGCGGTGTGCAAAAAGAGGCATACTTTTTTAATAAACCATGTATAACTCTACGGGATCAAACCGAGTGGGTAGAGACTGTAGATGCCGGGTGGAATGTAATAGTTGGTGCAGATTATAATAAAATAGTCTCTACTATTAAGGATTTTACCCCCCCTGTAGAACATCCAGAACTATATGGTGATGGAAACAGTGGTACAAAAATAGTTGAGGAGCTATTAAAATTATGGAATTCTGCGATTTAA
- a CDS encoding nucleotide sugar dehydrogenase yields MSSFDEIMKKIENDSVKVGILGLGYVGLPLAVLMANRGVNILGLEKNEDKANRVNNCNNYIGDITSEELESAVKSGNLEATSDFSRIAECDATIMCVPTPLDKFKKPDMRFIESACKDIGKYMTKGTFISLESTTYPTTTEDFMKPIIESASGLKEGEDFWLCFSPERIDPGNETFKTENTPKVVGTLSEDGMKIAMGIYGKAIQNLHPVSSPRVAEMVKILENTYRLINISMINELALLAGKMDINIWEVIEAAKTKPFGFQAFYPGPGIGGHCIPLDPFYLEYIAKNFNFDLKMIETAGHIDNMMPHRMSIKIASALNRHKKAINGSKVLFMGVAYKPNIDDPRESPALNVIDEVAGKGAEVLYHDPYISNCVTPKGRMLNNSDLTDELLNSVDLVVFTTNHSCFDAEDIVSKSKLVVDMRNAVKEASDKVYKL; encoded by the coding sequence GTGAGTAGTTTTGATGAAATAATGAAAAAGATTGAGAATGACAGTGTAAAAGTTGGAATTCTTGGTTTAGGTTATGTTGGACTTCCCCTAGCTGTATTAATGGCAAACAGAGGGGTTAATATTCTTGGTTTAGAAAAAAACGAAGATAAGGCTAATAGAGTAAATAACTGTAATAACTATATAGGGGATATTACATCAGAAGAGCTAGAGTCTGCTGTAAAAAGTGGAAACCTAGAGGCAACATCTGATTTTAGTAGAATTGCCGAGTGTGATGCAACAATTATGTGTGTACCAACACCTTTAGATAAATTTAAAAAACCAGATATGAGATTTATAGAGTCTGCATGTAAAGATATTGGAAAATATATGACTAAGGGAACATTTATCTCCCTAGAGAGTACAACATACCCAACAACAACAGAAGATTTTATGAAGCCAATAATAGAGAGTGCTTCCGGTTTAAAAGAGGGTGAGGACTTCTGGTTATGTTTTAGTCCAGAGAGAATTGATCCAGGTAACGAGACATTTAAAACAGAAAATACACCAAAGGTTGTAGGAACCCTGTCTGAAGATGGAATGAAAATAGCAATGGGTATTTACGGTAAAGCGATACAGAACTTACACCCGGTATCCTCTCCTAGAGTTGCCGAGATGGTAAAAATATTAGAAAATACCTATAGATTAATAAATATCTCCATGATTAACGAGCTTGCACTTTTAGCTGGTAAAATGGATATAAATATATGGGAAGTTATAGAGGCTGCTAAAACTAAACCATTTGGATTTCAGGCCTTCTATCCTGGACCTGGAATTGGTGGGCACTGTATACCTCTAGATCCATTTTATTTAGAGTATATAGCTAAAAACTTTAATTTTGACTTAAAAATGATAGAGACAGCGGGACATATTGATAATATGATGCCCCACAGAATGTCAATTAAAATAGCATCCGCATTAAATAGACATAAAAAAGCTATAAACGGTTCTAAAGTTCTATTTATGGGTGTTGCATATAAACCTAATATCGATGACCCAAGGGAGTCCCCAGCACTTAATGTAATAGATGAAGTAGCTGGCAAGGGAGCTGAGGTTCTATACCACGACCCATATATAAGTAACTGTGTAACACCAAAGGGGCGAATGTTAAATAACTCCGATTTAACAGATGAACTTTTAAATAGTGTAGATTTAGTTGTATTTACAACAAACCATAGCTGTTTTGATGCAGAGGATATTGTATCAAAATCTAAGCTAGTAGTAGATATGAGAAATGCTGTAAAAGAGGCATCGGATAAGGTTTATAAACTGTAA